The genomic DNA TACGCCGTCGGCGCGGTCGGCAACTTCGTCTGCTTGGACGGCGCCGATGGAACGCCGCTCTGGCAGGTGGATCTGAACGAACTGTTGGATATCGAGCTGGCGGAAACGACCGACAACGATGGGCTGACGGTTCAATACGAAGAGAACACGTCGCTGGCGTGGGGCCGCAGCAATTCTCCGTTGATCGTCGACGACAGCGTGATCATCGCCGGCGGTGGGCCGCGCGACGGAACGAAGGCGACGTTGATGGCCTTCGATCTGCAGACGGGCGAACTGAAGTGGCGCGGCGGCGACGAGATGATCGCTTACGGATCGCCCACGATCGCAACGGTCTCTGGCATCCGGCAGATTCTGATGACCGCGGAGAGCCAGGCGATGGGATTCAATCCCGAAACGGGCGACGTGTTGTGGACGTTCGAACGCAGCGGCGACAGCGACGGCGGCGCGAACACCTCGCAGTTGTCGGTCGTTTCGGAGACCGACGTGATGACGACTAAAGGCTATCCCGGCGGCGGTGGCGAACGGATTCGATTGAATGTCGACGGCGAAAAGATCACGCCCGAATCGGTCTGGTATAACGCCAGCGTTCTGAAAACGAAACTGACCAGCCCCGTGATCTACGACGGGCACGGCTACTCGCTTTCCAACGGGTTTATGGAATCGACCGACCTCAGCGACGGAACGCGAAACTGGAAACAGCGCGGCCGGTTTGGGCACGGTCAGATCCTGTTGGTCGGCGACAAAATTTTGATCCACAGCGAATCGGGAACGCTGCATTTGATCGACGCTTCGCCCGAAGAGTATCACGAATACGGCGAGATCAAAACGATCGACGGCATCTGCTGGAACACGCTCTGTTTGTACGGATCGAAGCTGTTGGTCCGCAGCGATTTGGAAGCCGCTTGCATCGACCTGCCGATGCTGAGTCAACCCGCTGCGGATCCCGTAGCGTCGGAAAATTCCGAGCCCTAGGCACAGCGGCCCAAAGGTTGGAATTGCCTCGCATTTGCACTACGCTCATTCAGTGAAATCCGCATCGTGCCCTCCCCGAAAAACTCGCTGAAGGCTCGTTTCTCAACCCTCCCAGCTCCGCCGGGCGGGTGAAGTTGCCAGTCGAACGCCCCCGTCCCCCGCAGACATCACCCTTCCGGGCTGTGACCTGAAACCCTCCATGCCTTCCCCCGCCAGCCCGCTCGAAAATCCGAACGCCGCGCCGCCAAGCCTCGCAGAGAGCCAGGCCTACTGCCGACGGTATGCGCGCTCGCGGCGAGAGAATTTTGTCGTCGCCAGTTGCTGTCTGCCGCGCGATCTCCGCCAGGACTTCTACAACCTCTACACCTACTGTCGCACCGCGGACGATCTCGCCGACGAGATCGCTTCGCCAGCCGAGAGTCTTTACCTGTTGGATCTTTGGCAACAGCAACTCGAGCGCTGTTACGACGGTCAACCGACGCACATCGCTTTTGTGGCGTTGCAGTCGACGCTCGAGCGGTTTGCGATTCCGCGAGAACCTTTTCTGGATCTGTTGGTTGCCTTTCGCCGCGACCAAGACCAATCGCGATACGCGACTCAAGAAGAGCTGGCGGATTACTGCCGCGGTTCGGCTAACCCCGTCGGACATCTGATCCTGCATTTGGCGGAGGCGTTCGATCCGTCGCGGGCGCTACTGTCCGATTCGATCTGCACCGGTCTGCAGCTGGCCAATCATTGGCAGGACGTTGGTGAGGACTTTCGTCGCGGGCGAGTCTATCTGCCGCAAGACCGCTGCGAGGCGTGGGGCGTTACCGATGCGATGCTCTCTGCGCCGACAGCATCTGCGGAATTGAAGTCGCTCGTTTCCGAACAGGTCGAAATCGCAAGCCGCTTGTTTGACGAGGGCCGCCCGTTATTGAAACAGGTGCCTCGCTGGCTGCGGTTGGATTTGGAGTTGATCCTTGCGGGCGGCGAAGCGGCACTGCAAGCGATCCGCGACGCCGATTTTGATATCCTGGGCAAACGGTGCAAAGTGCCGTTGAAGACGCGGCTCGCCTGGGTCGCGCGTACCGCTTGGCTGCATTGGTCTGCCCGATGAACAACGCTCCCGCTTCGATCAACGCCAGCTATGCCGTAGCCGCTCGCGTGGCTCGGCAAGCAGCCAGCAGCTTCTATCCTTCGTTCTGGCTGCTGCCGCGAGCCAAACGACAAGCGATGTGCGCGTTCTACGCTTTTGCTCGACTGACCGACGACGCCGCTGATGCGGCGGGCGAGATCGCTGGAAAACGTCGCTGGCTCGATGCCTGGCGGCAGACGATCGAAGCGACCTTCGCGGGCGATCTGATCCCTCCCGCGTCGACGTTGCATTCCGCCGGACCGGAATCTCGCAAGCGATCCGAACTCGCGATGCAAATCCTGCCCGCGCTGCAACACGCGCAGAAGCGATACGCGATCGACCCGACGCTGCTTCTCGAAATCATCGACGGCGCGCTCGCCGACCAGCTGGATCGCTCGATCACAACGCAACAGGAACTGGACACCTATTGTTACCAAGTCGCATCGACGGTTGGGCTGGTCTGTTTGCAGATTTGGGAGTTTCATGGGGAAGCAACTCGGCAGGCTGCGATCGATTGTGGCAAAGCGTTCCAGTTAACGAACATCTTGCGCGACGTCCGCGAAGACCTGCAGCGTGGGCGATGTTATCTGCCGCAGTCCGATCTGCAGCGGTTTGGCGTCGATCCGCAGCGGCCCACCGACGATCAACAGGCAGCTTGGCTAGAACTGCTGAGTTATTACGGTGACCGCGCCGAGTCGTACTACCAGCAGGGTTGGCTCGCTTGGGATGGCATCCATGCCGACGGGCGACCGATGTTCAGTATGATGTGGCACAGCTATCACGCGTTGTTGAAGAAGATCCGCCAGCAACCGCTGCAGGTTTTGCAGCGACGCGTGCGACTGACCTGGCGGCAGAAAATGAACATCGCCGCTAGCCACTTTGTCCCCGGCTATCCGCGGCGGCTTGCCGTCGTGTCGCCTCGCCGCGATCAAGAGGGTTGATCGATGGAGACGGCACCGCCACGCGTTGCGATCGTCGGAGGAGGATTGGCCGGGATGGCCGCTGCGCTGGGACTGTCGCAGGCCGGATTGAAGGTGACGCTGATCGAAGCTCGCAGCAAAACCGGCGGCCGCGCGGGTTCCTTCATCGATCCGACTACGGGGGCGGAGATCGATTATTGCCAACACGTCGGCATGGGCTGCTGCACGAACCTGTTGGATCTTTTGAAGCGGACGGGCCAGTTGGACGCTTGGCGGCGTTATCGATCACTGACGTTCATCGGTCCGGCGGGAGAAGTCTGTCCGTTTGCGGGCTCGCGTTGGTTGCCCGCTCCGCTGCATCTGATGAAGGCTTTTTCGGGCTTAAGCTACCTGTCGCAAGACCTTCGCAAAACGATCGCTCAGGGAATTTGGAAGTTGATGCGTCTGCGTCCGGAAGACCAAGCGAACTGGCCGACGATGCAGGATTGGTTGACCGCTGCGGGGCAATCCGAAGCGGCGATCCGGGAATTTTGGGACGTGATTTTGGTCAGCGCCCTCGGGGAGGCGACCGATCGCGTCGCTGTCGCTCCGGCGCGGAAGGTCTTGGTTGACGGCTTCCTTTCGCACCGCGATGCTGGCGACGTCTGGGTGCCTCAGTTGCCTCTTTCGGTCTTGTTTGGTCAACGCTTGCCCGACGACTTAACCCGGCGCGGCGTCGAGATCCGATTGTCGGCGCGGGCGGTCGGGATCGAGAGTCACGGCGGACGCGCGACCGGCGTGCGGTTGAGCGATGGCTCGACGATCGCCGCAGATTATCTGCTGATCGCGACGCCGTGGCATCAATTGCAAAACGTTTTAGGTGATGCCAGCGATGCGGTCGACGATGGCGACGCGATCGCATCGATCCCCGCCTCGCCGATCACGGGGATCCATTTGTGGTGCGACCGGACGCTGACCGATGCGGATCACTTAGCCTTTGTCGGCCGCACGATCCAGTGGTTGTTTCGTCCCACGTTTGCAAGCGATCAACCGGGTAGGATCTATCATCAAATCGTGATCAGTGGATCGCGCGACTTGCCGCCGCGGCAACAACTGTTGGACCAAGTCGTCGGCGAACTTCGCGAATTGCTGCCCGCAGCCCGCGAGGCAAACGTTGTCGCTTCGCGGATCGTGACCGATCCCAAATCGGTCTACTCGGTTTCGCTGGCGACTGAAAAACGTCGGCCCGCCGCGACAACACGGTTACCCAACCTGTGGCTTGCTGGCGACTGGACCGCCACCGGTTGGCCCGCGACGATGGAATCGGCCGTGATCAGCGGCTATCGCGCGGCCGACCAGATCGCCGACAACTTGGGGCGGTCGAGCGGGAATGAGCGGCCGGCGTTGGCGAAATCGTGGCTCGCCCGGTTGTTGGTTCGTTAGGTGCAGTGGGCCAGAAACCGCAGGACATTGCTCTCGCGGTTGAACAAAGCCCCCCGCATCGTGGTCGCGGCTTCGTTTAACCGCGTGCCCCGCGTGCTGCGCGGCGATCGCGTAACGACCGACACCGTCGGGCCTGGCGTTGCCCCGACGGTCAAACGATCGGAACGCGACTTTCGCCAACTCTTAGCATTCCAGCGTCGATACAATGGACCCCGGGGATACTTCGTCACGAAAAAAATTCGCTGACTTGTTCCCCATTAAACCGAGCGGATTGGCTGCAGTGGCGGCATGGTTGCCGGTGGGGTTGTTGCAGGGGGAGGTATCGCGTCCTTGGATGGCTTGCCCCCTCGACGGCCACTCAATCTGAGGTAAATTCTTGAGCAAACGTAACGGCCTTGCCGCTTCGGGGCAGCAGGCGATTTCGTTGCGTTGCTCGCTTTCCCCTACACGATCGCTTCAACGCGGCGTGCTACCCCAGCACGTAGACAACTGAGACAAAGGAAGTCAGCAATGAACGCAGGCATTGTATGGTTGGTTTGTTTTGCATCGGCCATCGCAGCCCTGGTTTGGGCTCGCCGCTTTTACAAGGCGATGATGGAGGCGGACGAAGGAACCGATCTGATGCGAGAAATCGCAGAGAGCGTTCGCCAGGGGGCCGATGCCTATCTGAAGCAACAGTACCGGTGGGTCACGATCGTCTTTATTGTTGTCGCGGCGCTGTTGTCGGTGGCGGCGTATGGCTTCGGTTTGCAGAGCGGTTTTGTGCCGATCGCGTTTGTCACCGGCGGCTTCTTCTCCGGGCTGTGCGGTTGGTTTGGGATGAAGACGGCGACGCAGGCGAGCAGCCGGACCGCCGCCGCGGCTCGACATTCCCTGGACCAAGGCTTGCAGATCGCTTTTCGCAGCGGTGCGGTGATGGGGCTGACCGTCGTCGGGATGGGGCTGATCTATATCACCGTCTGGTTTGCGATCCTGTATTGGATCTGTCCGATGTTGGGGCATCCCCTGTCGCTGCAACAGATCTCGATCGCGATGCTCAGCTTCGGGATGGGAGCCAGTGCCCAAGCGCTGTTCGCTCGCGTCGGCGGCGGCATCTTCACGAAAGCTGCCGATGTCGGAGCCGACCTCGTGGGCAAAGTCGAATCGGACATGCGAGAGGATTCGCCGCAGAATCCGGCCACGATCGCCGATAACGTCGGCGACAACGTAGGCGACGTCGCGGGGATGGGAGCGGATCTGTACGAATCGTATTGCGGTTCGATCTTGGCAGCGTCGGCGCTGGGTGTGGCGGCGATGAGCAATCCGGCGCTGATGCCCGAAGGCGTCTCGGTCGAGTCGGCCCAGTTAGACGCGATGTTGTTGCCGATGGCGATCTCTGGCGTTGGGATCCTGTTGTCGATCGCTGGCATCTATCGCGTTCGGACCGGCGAAAACACTTCACAGACACAACTGCTGCACGCGTTGGCTCGCGGTATCAATTTCTCAGCCGCCTTGGTCGTCGTCGCGGCGGTGTTGGTCAGTCTGTGGCTGATGCCTCGTATTCCCGGCACGATGCTGTGGGGCGTGTTGCCCGGCGTGGCGGTCAGCATCATCGTTGGGCTGGGAGCTGGATGGTTGATCGGCAAGTGGACCGAATACGCGACCAGCGACGAACAGCAACCGACGCGGAAGCTAGCCGAACAAGCGGAGACCGGGCCGGCGACGCTGATCATCTGCGGCATCGCCGACGGCATGATGAGCGTTTGGGTGCCGGTGATCATCGTTTGTGCTGCGACGCTGGCCGCGTACGGCTTCGCCTGCGGCGGTCACTTCAACAACTTTCAATACTTCCCGCTGGGCCTCTACGGCGTTGGCATCGCCGCGGTCGGGATGCTCAGCACGCTCGGGATCACGCTGGCGACCGACGCCTACGGACCGATCGCCGATAATGCTGGCGGCAACGCGGAGATGGCGGGGCTGGAAGAAACCGTTCGCCAACGGACCGACGCGTTGGACAGCTTGGGCAACACGACGGCGGCCACCGGTAAAGGCTTTGCGATCGGTTCGGCAGCCCTCACCGCGTTGGCGTTGTTGGCGGCGTATGTCGAAGGAGTCCGCGACGGCTTTGATCGCTGGGCGACGGCGGAGGTGGTCCAGATCGATGAAGATGGTCTTTATAAGATCGCACCGTCGTTTGCACTCGAAAAAGCTGGCGACGAGATCACCCCGCTGCTGTTGATGCCAACCACATCGCTCGATCCGACGTCGTTGGACGGCTGGAATGCGATCGACACGTCGGCGGGGCCGGCGCGGATCGACGCGGCGGTAGTCTCGCAAATCGAAAACGGTGCCCCTCTGCTCGCGTCGACTCAGGAAAACCTGATCTCCACGCGAACCGCGACGATCCGCGACTTCATGCGTTATTACGACGGGTCGCTGATGAATCCGCGCGTCCTGGTCGGGATGTTCATGGGGGCGATGGCGACGTTCCTGTTCTGTGCGATGACGATGAAAGCTGTCGGCCGCGCCGCGCAAGGCATGGTCCTGGAAGTCCGCCGTCAATTGAAAGAGAACCCGGGGATCAAGACGGGCGAAGTCAAACCCGATTACCAGCGGCCGGTGGAGATCAGCACCAAAGCGGCGCAGCGCGAGATGGTGTTGCCCAGTCTGATCGGGCTGTTGCTGCCGATCGCGATCGGATTGGTGTTGGGCGTAGCAGGGGTGATCGGTCTGTTAGCGGGATGTTTGACCAGCGGGTTCTGCCTGGCGATCTTCATGTCCAACGCTGGCGGTTCATGGGATAACGCCAAGAAATACATCGAGAGTGGTGCGCATGGCGGCAAGGGGAGCGAGGCGCACAAAGCGGCAGTTGTTGGCGATACCGTCGGCGATCCGTTCAAAGATACCAGCGGCCCCAGCCTGAACATCCTGATCAAATTGATGAGCATGGTCAGCGTTGTCGTCGCCGGCCTCGTCGTCCGCTTCAGCCTGGTCGCGATGGGCATTCTGTAGCGTGCTTGGTGAGAAGCGTATTTCAATTCGCAAGCAGGGCTTTCGATCGCATCTCGTTGCCACACAGGCAGCGGCCCTGCTTGCTCACCCCGGCTTATAGCTCCCGATTCTCAATCGTGTTACGCTTGGGCTTCTCTGCATCGCTCCACCTACCCCAGAGAGTCACGTCGTGGCCGAACGTATCGTTTTTGAAGGTATCCGGTTTAATGTCCATGAGATTGATGTGCCGACGGCTGACGGTAGCCCAATCAAGCGGCATGTCGCTCGACATCCCGGCGCGGTGGTGATCGCGCCGCTGTTGGACAACGATCGCGTCGTGTTGATTCAAAACACGCGAGCCACCGTTGGCAAGACGTTGATGGAGTTGCCCGCCGGGACACGTGAACCCAACGAAACTGCCGAAGTCACAGCGGCTCGCGAATTGATCGAAGAGACCGGATATCGCGCCGGCAAACTGACGCGGGCTCTCCAGTTCTACGCTTCGCCAGGGATCACCGACGAATTGATGCATCTGTTTATCGCCGAGGATCTGACCGAAGGGGATCATGCGCGAGAAGCGGGCGAAGCGATCGTGAACCGGATCACCACCTGGGCGGAGATCGACGCGATGATCGATCGCGGCGAATTCGAAGATGGCAAAACGCTGACCGGCCTGCTGTGGGTTCGCCGTTGGCTGGACCGCCAAAACCGCTAACTGCACCTCTTGTCGACGCCTTTCTTTTCTGAACACCTCGCCTCTCATAAGTCATCATGCAAACCACCACGCTGTTAGCCGGAATCCCCGCCGAAAACGCCTCGCTGTTTCACCGCATGCCGTTGTCCGTCGGCGATCCCGCGGCTTGGATCCAAGTCGATGGTGAGACGACGGTGATCGTGCGCGACATCGAAGTCGACCGCGCGCGGCGACAACTGACTGCCAACCATTTCGGTTCGCCCGGCGAATACGCTCCCGCTGGTGGGCTGAGTCCCGATCGCGCGACCGCGACGGCTCAAGCAGTTGCCGAGTTCTTGGCTCGCAAAAAGATCGCATCGATTCAAACCGATCGCACGCTGCCGTTCATCTTCGCTTGGCACATCCAACAAGCGGGAATCGAGATCGCCTACAACGCCGACCTGGGCGTGATCGATCGCCGCAGCAAGAGCGACCGCGAACTGGAATGTTTGCAAACGGCTCAAGAGATGACGCAGCGGGCGATGGAATTGGCGTGCCGCACGATCGCCGCAAGCACCGCCAATGCCAGCGGCCAATTGGTGCACGAAGGGGAATTGTTGACCAGCGAACGCGTCAAAGCGATCGCCGCGCAGTTCTTTCTCGAGCACAACTTTGCCATGGAACATGGATCGATCGTCGCGACAGCTCCCGAAGTCGCCGACTGTCACCACGCCGGCGCGGGGCCGCTGAGAACCGAGGTGCCGATCGTCGTCGATCTGTTCCCGCGCGATTTGTCCAGCCGCTACTGGGGCGATTGCACGCGGACTGTCGTTCACGGGCAAGCGTCCGAAGAGGTCAAGCAGATGCACGCGGCGGTGGTTCAGGCCAAAGCCGCTGCGACGGCTGCGCTGCGAGTGGGAAACACCGGCGACGCGGTGCACCAAGCGTCGACCGACGTCTTGCTCGACCGCGGCTATCCGCTGTCGCGCGGCACGGTCACCGACCATCCATCGATTCAACACGGCACCGGGCACGGGATCGGGCTGGAGATTCACGAACCGATTCTGTTGGACGACGGCGGCCCTGAGATTCTGCCGAATGAAGTCCTGACGATCGAGCCCGGTTTGTATGGTCGCAACGTCGGCGGTGTCCGTGTGGAGGACATGGTTGCCGCGACCACCGACGGCCCGGTCGTCTTCGGCACCTTGCATCAAGGACTCGATTGGAAGTGACCGCGGCGAGCAATTAGAATGTTCCACGGCATCGTTGTTCGTCTGCCAATCGCCAAGCTTTTGTCTGCCTTTCCAGGACCTTTGCGCATGTCACCTCGCTATCTTTCCGCAGCAGTCGTGCTGCTTGTCGTCGGCTTCACCTCCATCGCATCGGCTCAGCGCGGAGGCCGCGGTGTGCGTCCGACAGGCGATTCCTCCGTCACCGATCCCGAACTGCTGGGGCTGCACAAGGAGTTCGTTTCCAAGGCGGAGAAACTGGCGGCGGAATACGAACGCAAGAAGAACCTCGACGGAGCCCGCGAGGTTTACGAATCGATGACCCGTTTGATTCCCGAATACGAAGCCGCTCAATTGGGGCTGAAACGAATCTTGAACGCTCAATCGACCCAAGATCGCAAGGTGGTCGAGGTCCAAGCGAATCGCGACTGGCAGGATACGCAGATCATCATTGTCAAAGGGAACCCGGTCCACATCGAAGCCAAAGGAACTTGGATTGTCGTCAACGAGACCGACGCCGATGGCCTGGTGATTCCCAAAGAGATGGATCCGAAGAACAACAAGATCAAACTGGGGACGCTGATCGGGATGATCGTCAGCCAGCCCGACGTCAGCAAATTAAAGCCGTTCCCGATCGGCAACGGGACCGATTTTATCGCTCCCGAAACGGGCAGGTTGGTGCTGCGGATGTTCGACGTCGAACCGCGCGACAACAAAGGAAGCATGTCGGTGCTGGTGCAAAGCACCTTCGGCCGCCCGTAGGGCCGGCATCCACATGCCACCTCGTTTAACGAAGGAGCCTCGGACCGTGGAAAAAAATTAGCGGCGGGACGTAGTGGACGAGGTTACGAGTCCCAGCGATTGGGTCTGATGCAAAAGGACTCGTAGCCTCGTCCACTACGCTTCGTTAAACGATTGGGGCGTCGTTTAGCTTTTCGGTGCTTGGGTTTCCGCTTCGGCAGCCTTCGCGGTTTCCGAGACTGGTTCGCCCCAGCCCGGTTCAAACGTTTTGCTGCACGCGGTGCAGACGACTTCGGTTGCCAAGCAGGTGTCGGCGATCGGTTGTTTGGCCTGGCAGTGATCGCACTGCACTTCGACGTTCATCGGCAGCTTGCCCAATGCGTCGAGCTGTTCGTCGGAGAGATCGGGGATCTCGATATCTTCGGGAGCGATCGTGACCAGCAGTCCACGTGTGATCTCCTGGATTCCGGCCAGCCGATTTGCCAGCCGGCGGACCGTGCGTTCGAAGGCGTTCCGGGCGGTCCGGCCGTTGCCGAAGTGACGGTCTCGCGTGGCGTA from Rosistilla carotiformis includes the following:
- a CDS encoding M24 family metallopeptidase, with translation MQTTTLLAGIPAENASLFHRMPLSVGDPAAWIQVDGETTVIVRDIEVDRARRQLTANHFGSPGEYAPAGGLSPDRATATAQAVAEFLARKKIASIQTDRTLPFIFAWHIQQAGIEIAYNADLGVIDRRSKSDRELECLQTAQEMTQRAMELACRTIAASTANASGQLVHEGELLTSERVKAIAAQFFLEHNFAMEHGSIVATAPEVADCHHAGAGPLRTEVPIVVDLFPRDLSSRYWGDCTRTVVHGQASEEVKQMHAAVVQAKAAATAALRVGNTGDAVHQASTDVLLDRGYPLSRGTVTDHPSIQHGTGHGIGLEIHEPILLDDGGPEILPNEVLTIEPGLYGRNVGGVRVEDMVAATTDGPVVFGTLHQGLDWK
- the hpnC gene encoding squalene synthase HpnC, whose amino-acid sequence is MPSPASPLENPNAAPPSLAESQAYCRRYARSRRENFVVASCCLPRDLRQDFYNLYTYCRTADDLADEIASPAESLYLLDLWQQQLERCYDGQPTHIAFVALQSTLERFAIPREPFLDLLVAFRRDQDQSRYATQEELADYCRGSANPVGHLILHLAEAFDPSRALLSDSICTGLQLANHWQDVGEDFRRGRVYLPQDRCEAWGVTDAMLSAPTASAELKSLVSEQVEIASRLFDEGRPLLKQVPRWLRLDLELILAGGEAALQAIRDADFDILGKRCKVPLKTRLAWVARTAWLHWSAR
- a CDS encoding NUDIX hydrolase — translated: MAERIVFEGIRFNVHEIDVPTADGSPIKRHVARHPGAVVIAPLLDNDRVVLIQNTRATVGKTLMELPAGTREPNETAEVTAARELIEETGYRAGKLTRALQFYASPGITDELMHLFIAEDLTEGDHAREAGEAIVNRITTWAEIDAMIDRGEFEDGKTLTGLLWVRRWLDRQNR
- a CDS encoding sodium-translocating pyrophosphatase encodes the protein MNAGIVWLVCFASAIAALVWARRFYKAMMEADEGTDLMREIAESVRQGADAYLKQQYRWVTIVFIVVAALLSVAAYGFGLQSGFVPIAFVTGGFFSGLCGWFGMKTATQASSRTAAAARHSLDQGLQIAFRSGAVMGLTVVGMGLIYITVWFAILYWICPMLGHPLSLQQISIAMLSFGMGASAQALFARVGGGIFTKAADVGADLVGKVESDMREDSPQNPATIADNVGDNVGDVAGMGADLYESYCGSILAASALGVAAMSNPALMPEGVSVESAQLDAMLLPMAISGVGILLSIAGIYRVRTGENTSQTQLLHALARGINFSAALVVVAAVLVSLWLMPRIPGTMLWGVLPGVAVSIIVGLGAGWLIGKWTEYATSDEQQPTRKLAEQAETGPATLIICGIADGMMSVWVPVIIVCAATLAAYGFACGGHFNNFQYFPLGLYGVGIAAVGMLSTLGITLATDAYGPIADNAGGNAEMAGLEETVRQRTDALDSLGNTTAATGKGFAIGSAALTALALLAAYVEGVRDGFDRWATAEVVQIDEDGLYKIAPSFALEKAGDEITPLLLMPTTSLDPTSLDGWNAIDTSAGPARIDAAVVSQIENGAPLLASTQENLISTRTATIRDFMRYYDGSLMNPRVLVGMFMGAMATFLFCAMTMKAVGRAAQGMVLEVRRQLKENPGIKTGEVKPDYQRPVEISTKAAQREMVLPSLIGLLLPIAIGLVLGVAGVIGLLAGCLTSGFCLAIFMSNAGGSWDNAKKYIESGAHGGKGSEAHKAAVVGDTVGDPFKDTSGPSLNILIKLMSMVSVVVAGLVVRFSLVAMGIL
- a CDS encoding phytoene/squalene synthase family protein, whose amino-acid sequence is MNNAPASINASYAVAARVARQAASSFYPSFWLLPRAKRQAMCAFYAFARLTDDAADAAGEIAGKRRWLDAWRQTIEATFAGDLIPPASTLHSAGPESRKRSELAMQILPALQHAQKRYAIDPTLLLEIIDGALADQLDRSITTQQELDTYCYQVASTVGLVCLQIWEFHGEATRQAAIDCGKAFQLTNILRDVREDLQRGRCYLPQSDLQRFGVDPQRPTDDQQAAWLELLSYYGDRAESYYQQGWLAWDGIHADGRPMFSMMWHSYHALLKKIRQQPLQVLQRRVRLTWRQKMNIAASHFVPGYPRRLAVVSPRRDQEG
- a CDS encoding outer membrane protein assembly factor BamB family protein, yielding MSDDVTPENEPAATDASTPPARKPGRKPVILVALTLLFAAFTIGGRYFIIELEDLAGISMDVLNVITLFGTGALLLGWAGWALLLSGWNWPQRIAVAGLLIGLPLGFLSLFRPVGGGDIDFLRFEPVWTERAQPAALADDAAVVTVDLKTETPADFAQFLGREQTGSVDAQIDPEKFADSPILWKKTIGLGWPGFVARNGFAVTMEQRGVNECVSCYKIDDGTLVWLYEHPARHRDAMNLGHVGPRSTPVIHDGRVYAVGAVGNFVCLDGADGTPLWQVDLNELLDIELAETTDNDGLTVQYEENTSLAWGRSNSPLIVDDSVIIAGGGPRDGTKATLMAFDLQTGELKWRGGDEMIAYGSPTIATVSGIRQILMTAESQAMGFNPETGDVLWTFERSGDSDGGANTSQLSVVSETDVMTTKGYPGGGGERIRLNVDGEKITPESVWYNASVLKTKLTSPVIYDGHGYSLSNGFMESTDLSDGTRNWKQRGRFGHGQILLVGDKILIHSESGTLHLIDASPEEYHEYGEIKTIDGICWNTLCLYGSKLLVRSDLEAACIDLPMLSQPAADPVASENSEP
- the hpnE gene encoding hydroxysqualene dehydroxylase HpnE encodes the protein METAPPRVAIVGGGLAGMAAALGLSQAGLKVTLIEARSKTGGRAGSFIDPTTGAEIDYCQHVGMGCCTNLLDLLKRTGQLDAWRRYRSLTFIGPAGEVCPFAGSRWLPAPLHLMKAFSGLSYLSQDLRKTIAQGIWKLMRLRPEDQANWPTMQDWLTAAGQSEAAIREFWDVILVSALGEATDRVAVAPARKVLVDGFLSHRDAGDVWVPQLPLSVLFGQRLPDDLTRRGVEIRLSARAVGIESHGGRATGVRLSDGSTIAADYLLIATPWHQLQNVLGDASDAVDDGDAIASIPASPITGIHLWCDRTLTDADHLAFVGRTIQWLFRPTFASDQPGRIYHQIVISGSRDLPPRQQLLDQVVGELRELLPAAREANVVASRIVTDPKSVYSVSLATEKRRPAATTRLPNLWLAGDWTATGWPATMESAVISGYRAADQIADNLGRSSGNERPALAKSWLARLLVR